CCGCGTCGATCTAGGGCAGATCGCCGCTCCTTGATCTCCAACAGCAGCGATATTCCCTAGATCGACGCGGTGGGGGGCGGCGGCGGGCGGCGGGCGGAGGGGCGGGGGCGGGGGCGGGTCAGCGGGGGCGGATGCCCTCCAGCACCGCGTCGACGACCTGCTCCGGCAGGGCCCGCTCGTCCAGCTCCGGGTTCCACTGCAGTACCCGCTGGATCAGCATCGGCCCGGTCAGGAGCGCCATGGTCACCTCCAGGTCGATGTCGGGCCGGAGCAGGCCCTCGTCGATGCCGCGCCGCAGCACCTCGCGCATGAGCTGCCGGCGCGGGGCGATGATGTTCTGGTAGAGCCGGAAGTGGTCCGGGCTGCGGTTCACCTCGGGCACCAGGCACGGCATGATCTTCGACGCTCGCGGGTCGACGTTCTTCCCGATCGCGCCGACGAGCAGCACCAGGTCATCGCGGACGGAGTGCCCCTCGGGCTGCGGCAGGATGCCCTTGAGCCGGCGTAGCGCGTCCAGCAGCAGCGCGTCCTTGCCGGCCCAGCGGCGGTAGATGGTGGCCTTGCCAACCCCGGCGCGGGCGGCGATCGCCTCGATCGAGAGCGCCTCGATGGTGCTGCCCTCGGCGAGCAGGTCGAGGGTGGCCTCGATGATCGCCTCATCGGCGCGGAGGCTCCGCGGTCGCCCGGGCGACCGCGGAGCATCGGCAGTGGACGTCATGTCGGACATTGTCCCCGAACCTAGGCCGTCCCGGCCAACTCGGGCTCGGCGATCGGCGCCGCCGGCGCGTCCGCCACGTCCTCCCGGCCGGGCATCCAGCGCAGCACCACCAGGACGCCGAGCGCCGCGACCAGCGCGGAGAGCGCCGCCGCCCAGTGCATGGCGGTGACGAAGGCGTCGTTGGCCGCCGAGATCAGCGCCGGCCCCGCCGGGCCGAGCTGCCCGGCCGCCGCGTACGCCCCGGAGATCGACTCGTTGGCGGCGTCGCGGGCCTGCGCGGGCAGGCCGGTCAGCGCGCCGTCCACGTCGGCGCGGTAGACCGCGGAGAGCACCGAGCCGAGGACCGCCACACCGAGCGCACCGGCCACCTGGCGGACGGTGTTGCTCACCGCGGAGCCCACGCCGGCCTTCTCCCGGGGCAGCGCCGACATGATCGACTCGGTGGCCGGCGGCATGATGTTCGCCATTCCGACGCCCTGGAAGAAGAAGACGACCAGCACGATCCAGATCGGGGTGGACGCGTCGACGAAGGCGAACGCGGCGAGCGCCGCCGCGGTCAGCGCCAGCCCGACGGTGGCGACCGCCCGGCCACCGTAGCGGCGGACCATGGCGGCGCTGCGCGGCGCGAAGATCAGCTGGGCGCCGGCGAAGGGCAGGAAGAGCAGGCCGGTCTGCAGCGGGCTGTAGTCGCGTACCAGTTGCAGGTAGAACGAGCTGAAGAACATCACGCCCATCGCGGCGAAGAACACCAGGCCGACGATGGCCACCGGAGCGGCGAACCGGGGCAGGCGGAACAGCCGGACGTCCAGCGACGGGTGGTCGCTGCGCCGCTCGTGCTGCACGAACCAGACCAGCACCGCCAGACCGACCAGGATCGAGCCCCAGGCGACCGGCCGGCCGAAGCCGTGCTCGCCGCCGTCGATGATGCCGTAGGAGAGGGCGACCAGGCCGACCACGGAGAGCAGGACGCCGAGGATGTCGACCCGACCCGGACGCGGGTCACGCGACTCGGGGACCAGCACGGCGACCAGGACCACGCCGGCGGCGACCACCGGCACGTTGATCAGGAAGACCGAGCCCCACCAGAAGTGCTCCAGCAGCCCGCCGCCGAGGATCGGGCCGATCGCCACCGCGAGCCCGACCGCGCCGGCCCAGACGCCGATCGCGCGGCCACGCTCACGCGGGTCGAAGACGTTGGAGATGATCGACAGTGTCACCGGCATGATGGCCGCGCCGCCGACCCCCATCAGTGCGCGGGCCGCGATCAGCTGTGCGGGGCTGTCGGCGTACGCGGAGAGCAGCGACGCCAGGCCGAACAGCGCCAGCCCGATCATCAGGAAGCGCTTGCGGCCGGCGCGGTCGCCGAGCACCCCGAAGGTGAACAGCAGCCCGGCGAAGACCAGCGTGTAAGAGTTGATCGCCCATTCCAGCTGACCCTGGCTGGCGCCCAGGCCGTGCACCGGGTCGGCCAGGGTACGCAGGGCGACGTTGAGGATCGTGTTGTCGAGGACGACGACGAGGAGGCTGATCACCAGCACCCCCAGGATCGCCCACCTCCTCGGGTGTCCGGTGTTGTTGTGCAGCTCCATGCCCGGTTCTCCCCCCGGTTTCACCCGCAGCCAATACGATACGGGTCAGACTCGTAACTGCGGAAAGACTACGGCCGGCATTAACGATACGGAACCGATCCGTATCGTATGTGGCGGGCGTCACGGCCGTTCGGACACCGCGGGCCAGACGCAGACGTACCCCCGGGTAG
Above is a window of Micromonospora coriariae DNA encoding:
- a CDS encoding TetR/AcrR family transcriptional regulator, translated to MSDMTSTADAPRSPGRPRSLRADEAIIEATLDLLAEGSTIEALSIEAIAARAGVGKATIYRRWAGKDALLLDALRRLKGILPQPEGHSVRDDLVLLVGAIGKNVDPRASKIMPCLVPEVNRSPDHFRLYQNIIAPRRQLMREVLRRGIDEGLLRPDIDLEVTMALLTGPMLIQRVLQWNPELDERALPEQVVDAVLEGIRPR
- a CDS encoding MFS transporter; the protein is MELHNNTGHPRRWAILGVLVISLLVVVLDNTILNVALRTLADPVHGLGASQGQLEWAINSYTLVFAGLLFTFGVLGDRAGRKRFLMIGLALFGLASLLSAYADSPAQLIAARALMGVGGAAIMPVTLSIISNVFDPRERGRAIGVWAGAVGLAVAIGPILGGGLLEHFWWGSVFLINVPVVAAGVVLVAVLVPESRDPRPGRVDILGVLLSVVGLVALSYGIIDGGEHGFGRPVAWGSILVGLAVLVWFVQHERRSDHPSLDVRLFRLPRFAAPVAIVGLVFFAAMGVMFFSSFYLQLVRDYSPLQTGLLFLPFAGAQLIFAPRSAAMVRRYGGRAVATVGLALTAAALAAFAFVDASTPIWIVLVVFFFQGVGMANIMPPATESIMSALPREKAGVGSAVSNTVRQVAGALGVAVLGSVLSAVYRADVDGALTGLPAQARDAANESISGAYAAAGQLGPAGPALISAANDAFVTAMHWAAALSALVAALGVLVVLRWMPGREDVADAPAAPIAEPELAGTA